The following proteins are encoded in a genomic region of Brachypodium distachyon strain Bd21 chromosome 1, Brachypodium_distachyon_v3.0, whole genome shotgun sequence:
- the LOC100840978 gene encoding trehalose 6-phosphate phosphatase RA3: protein MTKHSAFAAEDAVAPAPAQAGRHFSSLPPRDCRKAALGRMDLATSGPLRAGSLVDSMRASSPRHAKPAAADAEYLDWIEKHPSALEGFESVLAAAQGKQIVMFLDYDGTLSPIVQDPESAVMTEDMRDAVRSVAQHFPTAIVSGRGRDKVFNFVKLEELYYAGSHGMDIWAPKTGSNLKANGDGILCQPAIDFLPVIEEVFQTLTEKMESIPGAMVENNKFCLSVHFRCVAEEEWDGLGEQVRAVLEGYPDLRLTKGRKVLEIRPSIKWDKGNALEFLLEALGFAGRGDIFPIYIGDDRTDEDAFKVLRKTGQGIGILVTKSPKETGGSYSLREPDEVKEFLRKLVKSGVTKG, encoded by the exons ATGACCAAGCACAGCGCCTTCGCGGCCGAGGacgcggtggcgccggcgccggcgcaggcgggCCGCCATTTCTCTTCGCTCCCTCCGCGCGACTGCCGGAAGGCCGCCCTGGGCCGCATGGACCTCGCCACCTCTGGGCCTCTACGGGCCGGATCTCTCGTGGACTCCATGAGGGCCTCCTCCCCTCGCCACGccaagcccgccgccgccgacgcagAGTACCTGGACTGGATC GAGAAGCACCCGTCGGCATTGGAGGGGTTCGAGTcggtgctggcggcggcgcaggggaAGCAGATCGTGATGTTCCTCGACTACGACGGCACCCTGTCGCCCATCGTCCAGGATCCGGAAAGCGCCGTCATGACCGAAGAT ATGAGAGACGCAGTGAGGAGCGTGGCCCAGCATTTCCCGACCGCCATCGTCAGTGGAAGAGGCAGAGACAAG GTGTTTAACTTCGTGAAACTGGAGGAGCTCTACTACGCCGGGAGCCATGGCATGGACATCTGGGCCCCTAAGACCGGGTCCAACCTCAAGGCAAAT GGTGACGGGATTCTGTGCCAGCCCGCGATCGACTTCCTGCCCGTCATCGAGgag GTGTTCCAGACGCTGACGGAGAAGATGGAGTCCATCCCTGGCGCCATGGTGGAGAACAACAAGTTCTGCCTCTCGGTGCATTTCCGCTGCGTGGCCGAGGAGGAATGGGATGGCCTCGGAGAGCAGGTGAGAGCAGTGCTGGAAGGCTACCCTGATCTCCGGCTCACTAAAGGCAGAAAGGTCCTTGAGATCAGGCCGTCCATCAAGTGGGACAAAGGCAACGCCCTCGAGTTCCTGCTCGAAGCTCTCG GCTTTGCGGGTCGCGGTGATATTTTCCCCATTTACATCGGGGACGATCGCACGGACGAGGACGCCTTCAAG GTCCTGCGCAAGACAGGACAAGGCATCGGGATCCTCGTCACGAAGTCCCCCAAGGAGACCGGTGGATCCTATTCTCTGCGGGAGCCGGACGAG GTTAAAGAGTTCCTTCGCAAGCTGGTCAAGAGCGGCGTGACAAAGGGTTAA